From a single Planctellipticum variicoloris genomic region:
- a CDS encoding small basic protein, translating to MTIDKSLKRKGRLARTRNVLQRHERIAQMKTDEKWVEGTGPFGLPKLRIVKLVVGKKKKKKTAEPGGKDDKKKAAKKK from the coding sequence GTGACGATCGACAAGAGCCTGAAGCGGAAGGGGCGTCTGGCCCGTACCCGCAACGTGTTGCAGCGACACGAGCGGATCGCCCAGATGAAGACCGATGAGAAGTGGGTCGAGGGAACCGGTCCGTTCGGGCTGCCCAAATTGCGGATCGTGAAGCTTGTCGTCGGCAAGAAGAAAAAGAAAAAGACCGCAGAACCGGGCGGTAAGGACGATAAGAAGAAGGCCGCCAAGAAGAAGTAG
- a CDS encoding GH3 auxin-responsive promoter family protein yields MLRALRGIGGALPRYRTRRHLQAFLASTRRCRETQAATLAQILTLNAASDFSRERGLTGSLTAAEFRRRIPVGDFETVRPYVERLKTGEFSALLGPQNRLLMFTLSSGTTAESKYIPITDQFLKSYRHGWQSWGICAMDAHRKLHQQDILQLASDYDQFRTPAGTPCGNISGLVGAMQSPVVRLMYAAPQEITKLTEPEAKQYATLRIAAMNRHVGLVMTANPSTLIQIARLADRERQTLIRDIADGTLDRRFDLGEAIPPGLRRRLTRRDRVRAKELERAVEQTGHLYPRDIWPELTLAGVWTGGSVGAYLETMRPLYGNIPVRDHGLSASEGRMTIPLQDETSAGILDIGSHYFEFIPEEEHGKPDPLVLEAHELEAGRNYFILLTTVSGLYRYDIRDVVRCSGYHETTPLLEFLHKGAHIANITGEKLSESQVVSAVKTITQRRQVDLGHFTVSPVWGDPPRYRMHLESVHMPDDAVWQSILRDVDTELQRLNCEYHEKRKTARLEPLDGQLLPPGTWHTFARSRQNRLGGSVEQYKHPCLLPDLQFSERLWRDHALPLMQNESTVRRPHFLGGRRGSLATANDELQDAS; encoded by the coding sequence ATGCTGCGAGCTCTCCGCGGAATCGGCGGGGCATTGCCCCGTTATCGGACCCGCCGCCACCTGCAGGCGTTTCTGGCCAGCACGCGTCGCTGCCGGGAGACCCAGGCCGCGACGCTGGCACAGATTTTGACGCTGAACGCCGCCAGCGACTTCTCCCGCGAACGGGGACTGACCGGCTCGCTGACGGCCGCCGAGTTCCGTCGCCGGATTCCGGTTGGCGACTTCGAAACGGTCCGGCCGTACGTGGAGCGACTGAAGACCGGCGAATTCTCGGCTCTGCTGGGACCGCAGAACCGGCTGCTGATGTTCACGCTCAGCAGCGGGACGACGGCCGAAAGCAAGTACATCCCGATTACGGATCAGTTCCTGAAGTCCTATCGCCACGGCTGGCAGTCGTGGGGCATCTGCGCGATGGACGCGCACCGGAAACTGCATCAGCAGGACATCCTGCAACTGGCAAGCGACTACGATCAGTTCCGGACTCCCGCCGGCACCCCCTGCGGCAACATCAGCGGGCTGGTCGGCGCCATGCAGAGCCCCGTCGTGCGGCTGATGTACGCCGCCCCGCAGGAGATCACGAAACTCACCGAGCCCGAGGCCAAACAGTACGCGACGCTGCGGATTGCGGCGATGAACCGTCATGTCGGGCTGGTGATGACCGCCAATCCCAGCACGCTCATTCAGATCGCCCGGCTGGCAGATCGGGAGCGACAGACGCTGATCCGCGACATCGCCGACGGGACGCTGGATCGCCGTTTCGATCTGGGGGAGGCGATACCGCCGGGGCTCCGGCGGCGACTGACGCGCCGCGACCGCGTCCGTGCGAAGGAACTGGAACGAGCCGTCGAACAGACCGGGCATTTGTATCCGCGCGACATCTGGCCCGAACTGACGCTGGCCGGCGTCTGGACCGGCGGCAGCGTCGGGGCCTATCTGGAAACGATGCGCCCGCTGTATGGCAATATCCCCGTTCGTGACCACGGACTGTCGGCCAGCGAAGGGCGCATGACGATTCCGCTGCAGGACGAAACGTCGGCCGGAATCCTGGACATCGGCTCGCATTACTTCGAGTTCATCCCCGAGGAAGAACACGGGAAACCGGATCCGCTGGTTCTGGAAGCGCACGAACTGGAGGCGGGGCGGAACTACTTTATCCTGCTGACCACGGTCTCGGGGTTGTACCGGTACGATATCCGCGATGTCGTCCGCTGCAGCGGATACCACGAAACGACGCCCCTGCTGGAATTCCTGCACAAGGGGGCGCATATCGCCAACATCACGGGCGAAAAACTCTCCGAATCGCAGGTTGTCTCCGCCGTGAAAACGATTACTCAGCGACGGCAGGTGGACTTGGGCCACTTTACCGTCTCGCCGGTCTGGGGCGATCCGCCGCGGTATCGAATGCATCTGGAGTCGGTCCACATGCCGGACGATGCGGTGTGGCAGTCGATTCTGCGGGACGTCGACACGGAGCTGCAGCGGTTGAACTGCGAGTACCACGAAAAGCGGAAAACGGCCCGCCTGGAACCTCTCGACGGCCAGTTGCTGCCGCCGGGGACCTGGCACACGTTCGCGCGCAGCCGGCAGAACCGGCTGGGTGGCAGCGTCGAGCAGTACAAGCATCCCTGCCTGCTGCCGGACCTGCAGTTCAGCGAACGGCTGTGGCG